A window from Candidatus Rickettsiella viridis encodes these proteins:
- the nth gene encoding endonuclease III: MNAKKRLAIFQRFNKQNPHPQTELVYRSPFELLIAVILSAQATDKSVNRATKTLFAAASTPEAIAALGLEGLKKHIKSIGLYNTKAKNIINTCEILLKQYKGKVPEKRELLEKLPGVGRKTANVVLNTVFDQPTVAVDTHIFRVCNRTGLAKEKTPLAVEKTLLKTIPKPYLKNAHHWLVLHGRYTCLARKPKCPECIIQDLCEYPKRFENEK; the protein is encoded by the coding sequence ATGAACGCAAAAAAGCGTCTTGCTATTTTTCAACGTTTTAATAAACAAAATCCTCACCCGCAAACAGAATTAGTTTACCGCTCTCCTTTTGAGTTATTAATAGCGGTTATTCTCTCGGCGCAAGCCACCGATAAATCAGTTAATCGCGCTACTAAAACCTTGTTTGCTGCCGCTAGCACGCCTGAGGCAATCGCCGCGCTTGGCTTAGAAGGCTTAAAAAAACATATAAAATCAATTGGGCTATATAATACCAAAGCAAAAAATATTATTAACACTTGTGAAATTCTACTCAAACAATATAAAGGAAAAGTGCCAGAAAAACGTGAGCTTTTAGAAAAGCTTCCTGGTGTAGGACGGAAAACAGCCAACGTCGTTCTCAATACCGTATTCGATCAACCCACCGTTGCTGTTGATACACATATTTTTCGTGTATGTAATAGAACTGGCCTTGCTAAAGAAAAAACACCACTCGCTGTTGAAAAAACACTACTTAAAACCATACCCAAACCTTATTTGAAAAATGCACACCACTGGTTAGTTTTACATGGACGTTACACTTGCTTAGCACGAAAACCAAAATGCCCAGAATGTATTATTCAAGATCTCTGTGAATACCCCAAACGTTTTGAAAATGAAAAATAG